The sequence AGATTAAGGGCTCAGGACaaactttggtctttagttaATCAATTTAGTCCTTCGTTAGTTTTTATAGCAGAACTAAAAGTTTTTTGCAATGCTTCTTTCTGTCAGAAATTGAATCTCCCAGGCATGGAAAAAATGGTAATTCACAATTCTTGTCTTGGtaaaaaaggaaatatttggCTTTTTTAGAACAAAAGTATTGCTCAACCACAAGTCATTTCAGTTTCTAGTCAAATGATAACAGTAAGTGTAGGTGATGTATTGGTGTCAGGTGTTCATGCACATGTCAAAGTggttcaaagaagatttttgtggTCTGAAATGCAGCTAAGAAGTGATCTCAACAAGCCATGGATAATTCTTGGTGATTTTAATGCAGTAATTGCTCAAGAAGAAAAAGTAGGTGGGAAAGCTTCTAATAGAAATGCAATGTTGGAATTCAGTGAATGTCTTAATCAGTGTGAATTACTTCCAGCTCCTAAAACTGGTTTACAATTTTCATGGTCAAATTGTCAACAAGGAAGTAAAATAATTCTCTGTGCCTTAGATAGAgtggtcttcaaccaaaaatGGTTACAACTCTATGGAGATTGGGGTTACAAGATAGGTATGAGGATAATATCTGATCATGCTCCTCTGTTGGGAGGTTGTGCTAGCATTCCCAAACCTAAAAATATAccaagaaaattttaaaaaatgtgGATTAGTAATCCTGACTTTTTACATGTTGTCACATAGTGTTGGGCAAAGACAATAATCGGGGATCCTGCTTTTCAGTTCTTGCAAAAATTGAAGGaattaaaaaaggttttgaatgaGTGGAATTGGAGGGTGTTTGGTGATGTTAATGTCAAGATAAGAGAAGATGAATAAAAAGTTAAGTTAGCAACAGAAATTTCTGATAATAATTCTTTTGATGAAGAAGCTCTCAATAATTTAGTTAAGGCTCAAAATGAACATGCAAGTAGAGAGGTTCAAGCAAATACATTGTTAAGGCAGAAGTCTAGAGTTAAGTGGATTAAGGAAAGAGAAGCCAATACAAGTTTATTTCATACCAATATGAAGATTAGAAACTCAATAAATATGATTTGTGAACTTGAAGATAAAGATGGTAATATGATTGCTGATCAAGAAAAAATTGTAGACTTATTGGTTAATCACTTTCAAGAAAAATTTCAGTATAAACCTGTGGAATATACTGACAAGTTATTAGATGTGATTCCTAAAGTCATTAATGAGGAAGATCAAAAAATGTTGGAGGATATTCCTAAagaagaagatattaaagaagtTGTTTTTGATATTGATCAAGAGAATGCTCCAGGCCCTgatggattctcaggtattttttTATAGAAGTTGTTGGGAAATAATCAAAAATGATTTAGTTAATGCTATTGAATTCTGTTGGAGAAGAAAGTTTATACATAAAGGAATGAACTCAAGCTTTTTAGTCTTACTTCCTAAAGTACAAGGAGCTAAATCTGCAAACAATTTTAGACCAATTGGATTAAGTAATGTTATCTTCAAAATATTCACAAAGCTAATCACTAAGAGAATGAGTGGTTTAATGAAGAAGTTAATATCTCCTCCGCAAGTTGCTTATGTAAAAGGGAGAAGTATTCATGAAGGTAATGCTTGCATCTGAGTtagtaaatgaaatgaaattcaaaagaagggGAGGAAATGTGGGTATAAAACTGGATATTTCTCAAGCTTATGACATTGTCAGCTGGGAATTCTTAATCAAGGTGTTAAAGCAAtatggattctcttcttcatggTGTGATTGGTTACTTATATTGTTTAAATCAGCAAGAATATCTGTTATGGTTAATGGTGGTCCATGTGGATTTTTTCCTATGGAGAGAGGCTTGAAACAGGGAGATCCCATATCTCCAATTATGTTTGTAATAATGGAGGAAGTATTAAGCAGAAACATTTCAGCTCTGGTGGAGAGAGGAGAGTTGCAGCCAATGGTCACCAAAAAAGGTATACATCCTACACACctatttttttgcagatgatgtctTTGTTTTTAGTAATGAGGGAAAAAAGTCTCTTGAACCTTCTCAAGCTTCTAGATTGCTACCAAGTTagtttaggtcaaataattaatAAAGCTAAAAGTAAGCTTTTTGTGGATgatactgatgagtgctaaaaagtgcatatttctatatatttttcttggcatttaactcatcctttgtgcactaacgctccattttatcccatattctgtgttttcgttgttttcaagaataaatacttttcttaattaattttgcatttttaggtactaaataaagcctggttatctcacggagcgaaaagagcaaaggaacggcaaagactcccgctaggaggaagcgaagaatgatgtttgcaagagccggatcaactagaagtgggcttgaagaggaagaattgttcttaaagaagatatgggcttggcatacccaagacccaaaacccttacccaaatccatttccattatccatacccatttccatgagagccgtcagattggatccatctcatcatccaacggccacctcatcattgtgcatcaaaatccaaagctcctgtcaaacaccatagtacctagctCCATTTGTAgccgtcggtttcgttgtatcgaatcatccaacggtcgctacatacctcttcaTCTTATCCGTTCgagtcaatctatatgggatcatccaacggatTCTCGTCGCCGTACATCAACTCTTGAtgtctccgcctcacaccctagcatcagaaacctataccctcaaccaaacgaaccctaatcccatttccatcgacttctcccccatctcctcatttttctgcaactgctccacccccataccctgccatcgccaccacctccatTGTCTCCTCTGGCGCAACCACTTCCCCTGCCACAACCATCCTATCTCACCataccccaaaccatcattaccacctagaccctatcctcctagccgagttgttccatcaatctcacactcttcctctctaaaccctagagtgtgcagttgatgacacaaatcaagctagaaacatagcaggagcaggaggaagagaagataaagcatgggtccagctgaattcgcaaatgggtgagagaaattgaaaatccccaaattttagggtttagaaattagggatttgatgtaagctataaatagaaactgatgtagaatgtttaaactgttcttgggttatccgagataccccctaattgggttaattttaatttcattttcatgtttaatttcaatttcaattatactgtcagtacttgttcttcactgttaaactctgttctgatgttatgttcatgttcttgtgtatgttaatgttcatgtaaatcaccatgtttgttatgttctaattcaccactagggtgagaagacaactgaactttgttggttagccatttgggttagaccctgttgagctcaaaacatttaggttagtaacattccaaaggttcactggcttgtgattagtggtgctttaaacagaccattaatgctaggagttagtgataatctaagggattcacaaagccatattagttagagacctagaccctaaatgacatgtgattgcctatgctttaatcagataggcaatgctaggggttatccaaggactttaggtagttaactagccacatgacagggatgtaaccaaggtgaactagctaggtgaaggagaattctcatccatcttcatacacttccatcttcaactgttttgcttgttttctgttttctttcatttattttaccttcattgctcactgtttgttttcccctcatgctcacagtggtgtcttaacaccacaatctttacttgtttcactcactgtttacttcccccattcagctctcatacatcagtccattcagctccatgttagcttaggaagcagctagagaagctagaaaacaacatttgctccccattgtccctgtggactttccctttcttcccattctagctacaattgaccctgtatacttgcaggtattagtttgtaggtcttttagaaacctaccaagtttttggcgccgctgccggggactcggttgcggcgcgtatgctgtttttctttccttgctaATTTGCTTGCTGTTGCTCTTaacttgcagctgcacttgcatcatttgctgttTACAGGGCATTCTTGCTGTTTACATCTTCATATAGTTGTTGGCTTGCTGTTCTTGCACAacatcagagcatcttcttgcctgttgcattagtgcactgctgtgaactgcttagcccatttgcactgcctctgatgttgctggtgaactggtggaactgaggctgttactctccctgttgctgcctgctgcACCTGTTGGtgttgatctgctcctgctgcaaagccctgagctggtgagcctgctgaaaatcaagcccaacaggactgtgctgctgaggagaaaatcacaagcccaactgggcctgctgaagttgctgccaagcttaacaagttgagccaagcccaactgggcctcaacaaagacaaaagcttaggatgatccaaagcccaactgggcttttgcaaccaaactgagcagctgggctgtgcttaagcaagtaagcctaaacccattaagagaacccaacctgtgggcttccatttttaatttgtgggcttgtaataattttttccatttttctgttgggtttgtaattaatttcttgtgggcttgtttgtttattgcttgtgggcttgtggtgttagattgatttgggcctgtagttttaaattagaaaaactgaacttttaaaagcccaactgggccgcagaccaaacaagcaacaattgggctatctcaaaagctacattgggcttcagtttgcatacacattgtgggctttttcaccttcccttggcaaagcaatttctcccaccaatgtgggcttgctcccaatactaaaaccaaaatttttgctcccaattaaaaaaaccaaatttttcccaaaaatccaaacccattaaaaaccaaattttgggctttgtaacatagttacttagcttttgagccaaatcatgtctagatcttggtctacagttggggaatacaagaaatcccttagagaacttgcgtatggacatactccacgttatgaacctcccatagaccatgatgtcaatagttataggaattattatggacattttcaaagtcccgagcctcaatccacgaaccctaataactattcacacatgcatcattcatcacaacgtgaaaatgaacattttgctagtgcctcactcacacaatcatcactgatcgatcaattagaagctcgaatcgcagctttagaaatgcaatcacatgaggaatctgtcacatctaattttcttaggcaacctaaaatctatgcatgtcccgcatgtggtagtttagaccaccctgttgagaattgtcatattttgcataattttaggaaatctagagaaaatccaaggtatgaaatgcccataaattgtgagaatggtagtcattgggaccataatcaatcctttgagggttgcgatcaatattttgtaaaccctaatgaccatgcaaacatgtaccattcaccacaatttgaacatgaagaatttcgtactcccatgaatttagactccaccacagaagctttcagactcagtgagcaaaactttgatagatctacatcacgaattcaggcatgtttagatcagattttgcttcacctacaaaaggaggaaattcatgaggaaatgtatgttgtccctaatgaagtgtctagtcccattcttgtaaatgatgttgaatatgaacctaatttagaggagcatgaatcgactaatgacaccatcactgttaatgaggaccaatatgcatgctaccatgatgatgattatgatgatatgttagaagaacatgaaaaaattgtggaacctgttggttcaataacatatggcttctcgccctcgaccttcatgaatgttgtttcttctaatactcattgtaattcatatgattttgataatgacatgggattcgtacaattattctgtgaagatgagcatgacataggaatagttgaatcttctgtagacactaatgttattatgcatgaaaatatatttgatgtgtctgattctcca comes from Papaver somniferum cultivar HN1 chromosome 7, ASM357369v1, whole genome shotgun sequence and encodes:
- the LOC113294790 gene encoding uncharacterized protein LOC113294790, yielding MVWVRFPGLGLEFWNEKILFTICNEIGTPIKVDNATARCEVGYYVNVLVEVGFSQHIPSKGGPIGFEKNKNVGEQEHMVPIIPKEMNISNQEKSNTTEKFNPKEKPNPIPFDICDFPSKEDSIVKTIQNTIPASNSCGEILSQQSKISPLEIEDNVEVPEAIIIEVPSQTTVEAVNLESNMVKFVDGTNGTVVITPVQVISWAKVVEKNKVNSTSDSGSPSAHLSMVEKEMNKSIAQPQVISVSSQMITVSVGDVLVSGVHAHVKVVQRRFLWSEMQLRSDLNKPWIILGDFNAVIAQEEKVGGKASNRNAMLEFSECLNQCELLPAPKTGLQFSWSNCQQGSKIILCALDRVVFNQKWLQLYGDWGYKIGMRIISDHAPLLGVLGKDNNRGSCFSVLAKIEGIKKEALNNLVKAQNEHASREVQANTLLRQKSRVKWIKEREANTSLFHTNMKIRNSINMICELEDKDGNMIADQEKIVDLLVNHFQEKFQYKPVEYTDKLLDVIPKVINEEDQKMLEDIPKEEDIKEVVFDIDQENAPGPDGFSARISVMVNGGPCGFFPMERGLKQGDPISPIMFVIMEEVLSRNISALVERGELQPMVTKKVMREKSLLNLLKLLDCYQVSLGQIINKAKSKLFVDDTDEC